TGGCATTGGGATCGTGATAATTACGTCGGCCTATGTTCTCATGGCTTTGGGGTCCACCAACAGTTTCCAGTCTCTCACGCTGGCACCGATTCTGCTGGTGGTTGGATATCTGGGAATCATGCCCCTGGCAATTTTTTACCGCCCCCGTCAGTCTTCAAATAACCAGTCTTCAAATAAATCGTAACTTGATGATGATGATTTTGACGACGGGCTCGATTAGGTTCAGGGACCGTAGTTCAGTTGGTTAGAACGCCGGCCTGTCAAGCCGGAGGTCGCGAGTTCGAGTCTCGTCGGTCCCGCTCTTCTTGAAGCCCCTTTTTCCGACGTGAGAGAGGGGTTTTTAGTATCTAAGTGGGTTGCGCGTGATTGCGCATGATTGCGCTCAGAATAGCAGAAAAATAGCAGATCCGATTTCATCAGATTTTCAAACTTTTCGTGGTTTTCAAGCTCGAGCGATTGGATCAACCCCATATAATGGCGCTCAGTGACCTTAACGCTTGAGTGTCCGAGAAATCGGCTCGTGGCAAATATGTCGCGGGTAGCTAAATAGTAACGCGATCCGGCGGTCGATCTTAAGTCTTTGGGCGAGGCATCTAACTCTGCGCGGTCCATCAACCATTTGACTCGCAAATAGGCTTCGTCGCCTGAAAGATTGAACGGTCCGTTGGGCTCCCCTCTCCGGCTCTCCAGTATGTCTCGTATCGTTTCGCTCTTACGTTTTTCGAGCACCTTGCCCGTCTTTACTTGCCTGAGGCTAATAATTTCCGGCCCCACGTCTTCCCAAGTGAAGTTGGGAAATAGTGGATCGGCCCTCCTACATCCAGTGTGCAGATAGAATAGAGTGAGATCGTGAGCATCCTTCTGATACGTGTCTGTTAGGTCCAGGCTTTCCATTGCCAGCCTTAACGCTAATCGCTCCGCATCGTTCAAAAGCCGAGCGTCGCGTTGCGTCACCTTTACCGCTTCAACCTTTTTCATAGGTGACTTCTTTAGAAATTCCTCGTAAACGGCAAAGTTAAAAATTGTGCGAAGCCCCCGAAGATTCGTATTGACTCCCTCCGGTGCAAAGCCTTCTTCTAGCCGATGGATTTTGAATTTCTTAATGTCTTCCTTGGTGATCTTATCTAGCCGTCGATGCTCCAGACTAGGATCGTAATTAAGCAGGGCGCGGTATGTGTGCCAATTCCGGTCTAGCGAGCCTTCGGTCATGCTTCCCTCGCGGATAGAAAGTTCGCGGTCGGCCTTAAACGCCTCCCACAATTGCCCAAGCGTCGTCACCTTCGTTTTGGGCCTCGGCGACGCCTTGAGCCCAGCCCTGATTTCATCTTGAGCGGCAAGGATGTTTCGCTTCACTCTTGCGGCACTGGCTTCCCCGCCGTGATGAGTTTGGGTTCTGCGTTTGCCTTGCCAATCGGTAAATACTATACGATAGACACCGGGGACAATCTTGCCAGCCGTGTTCTTGGCTTTGTGGATGCCGGGATAGCGGGGTTGGGTGCGTTTATTTCTATCTCCGCGCATCATGGATCAAGGCGCTCCTGATTAGGGGTAGTTTCAGATTTCTTAGGTGACTTGACTTTTGCAATTTGATTATGAAGATATTTGTCCATCCAGTATGGGTATGAGGTCAATCCAATTAAAAATATGATCTCGAGAACCAGTGTATATTTGAATTGAAAAATGAAGGGAACCCAGGCAGACAATCCCAAGGACACGGCCAAAAGAAGGATTGCGGTTGTGAATAATGTGGCCATTAGAAGCC
This DNA window, taken from Candidatus Neomarinimicrobiota bacterium, encodes the following:
- a CDS encoding DUF3098 domain-containing protein, with amino-acid sequence MAKGRKHEPQPIFGDWDFTRTNYLIFGIGIVIITSAYVLMALGSTNSFQSLTLAPILLVVGYLGIMPLAIFYRPRQSSNNQSSNKS